The region CAACTCTCCATCTTTATAGACACCAGATACTATTGCTTCTACCCAATAGTAACCCTTATCTTTTCTTAGGTTTTTAACAACACCTCTCCATTGTTCATTATTATGCAATTTTTCCCATAACTCTTTAAATACTGCACTTGGCATATCAGGATGCCTAACAATACTGTGAGGTTTGCCTATTAGTTCTTCTGGTTCATATCCACTGATTTCACAAAATGTTTCATTAGCATATGTTATATTACCATTTAAGTCTGTTCTTGAGATAATTATCTCTTCTTGTGGAACTTCTGTTTCAAATAAAAATTCACTCTCATTGTACTGCATACTTTTCCTTTAATTGATTTTATAGTAGTTTAATGTTGTAGAATCAGAAGCAACAAAAAATTCTTTTTCATTTAAAAAAAGAATTTTTGTTATAGTTCCTTTATTCCCACCAAAATGTCCAATAGTACTAT is a window of uncultured Sulfurimonas sp. DNA encoding:
- a CDS encoding PAS domain-containing protein — translated: MQYNESEFLFETEVPQEEIIISRTDLNGNITYANETFCEISGYEPEELIGKPHSIVRHPDMPSAVFKELWEKLHNNEQWRGVVKNLRKDKGYYWVEAIVSGVYKDGELVEYKSLRSPVDADEKIKHQKMYDKMRQESGEKTRKIIYE